Part of the Rhea pennata isolate bPtePen1 chromosome 17, bPtePen1.pri, whole genome shotgun sequence genome is shown below.
ctgcagcagaacAGCACCCTGACCTGTGATGGTGGCAGATCATAAAGCACACCGAATAGAGTTGATTAAGACCACTCTAAGGAAGCTAGGAAACATCTCACAGtagttttggttttgtgtttttgttagAACCGGAGATATGTCTTGGCTAACTGGAAAAGGCTCCTAATGTGGGATACATCTGCTCTCTCCTGATGCTGCACATGCCCTGAGGAGATGGGGATCACCCGAAATTCcacagcaaaatggaaataatgcaGCTGAGTCATTTCCCTTCTCAGACTTGGATGAGCCCAGTGTCTTTCACTGAGCAGTTACCTTCCCAACAATTCCTGTCTGCGTGCAAACAGCTGCTGGCTCCTCCATCCCAGCAGCCACTTATACTGAGGTTCTGCATTTAAGTTCCTGTGGGAACACAAGAAAGCAGGACCGTAGAGACATTGAGCTTTGACATTTGCAGCAAGCATGTGTGCAGCATGGCTGATGAGGTGTCGCTGTGACCTCTTCCAACTGTGGGACACCAGGGGAGGAGGCAGGTGCCTGCTTCCATGCTGTTCTGCCTGGGAATGACCTATGAGACCAGGAACGTAGTTATTCTGGATGGCATGGTGAGAGCCTCTACCCCAAGCACATCTGTTGTTCCCATAAACAGCACTAGTGCCTTTCATTGCTCCCTGTGACCACTCAATGCTCTCGAGCacatttctctccttcccaAATTCTCATTACTCCCAGCCAAAGTCCCCCTGCCACTGTGCTCCAAGTACATCCCTGTGGAGCATGCCCTCAGGGCATCCCAACCTGTTCTACACACTGCATCACCTGCAGCACTCATACACACAGCGCTCTCCCTGTGCCAGTCCACCCCAAAGCTTCCCACCCAGCCCTCAGATCTGGGAGCACGATGGAATAATATGGAGGGATGTGCACATGACTGGTTACCCCAGTCTTCATAAAGCCCATGTTTATATTTCCCCACACCTGTGCTCCCTCATGTGTGGCTCCAGTACATACGACGATGCTTCATGCCAACATGCTCTGGAATTCCTTCCCAAGATGTAGAGACTTTGTCAGGTTTTTGTGAGGATCTGATGGAAAAGGCCCTGAGCTGCTCTCAACTACTTTTCCCATTAAGTTCCCATCATATCCCAGTGCAAATGAGTCCCTGCCTAAGCTGAGGACTCCAGCAGTTCATCATATGGCCTTCCTCATGCCTCTGTGTCACCATCCCAGAAGTCGCTCCAGGAGCTTCATCACCCAGCCATGCCATCTCAACCTACTTAAGCACAACAGCAATTGTCAATCTCCCCCCAGTCTTTCTGCCCCCCAGCCTGACCTCATTTATGCTTATGCATTTTGagctttcattttgctgcttttaacaGCAGAGCAGCCCTGTAAGCACCCTGGGATCTCGGGCATCATTTTCAGGCCTTGGGATGCAGAGCCAGTGCTCTGTGAAGTACCCGAGGAGAAGTGTTACCAGGTCACACTGCAGGACTGCAGCTCATGGAGTTGGTGTTTGTCCTTCAAATCAGCCTCATGATTACTCTCTTCCTAAAAGATTACTGAATAATCAACATGCTGCTAAAATGTTGCTCGAGAAAAAAAATAGCGGAGTAGTGACTGGAGGAGTATGTGTGGCTGTCTTCTGTCATTCGTCACTTATTCTTCCTGTCACCTAGTGACAAGACTGCATTTCTCATCTCAGCTTTCCATGTCAATGCTCTGCTGCCAATTTTCTGTCCCTTACTGGAAAAAAGGCCTTGCCATTAGCTCAGAAGTGGGTCCGGCCAGTCCCAAGCCCTGTCTCTGCCAGCCCAGCAGGGCCTGGGAGCAAGGAGAACCCTGCCTTGGTTAATTTCTAATATTCTATCCCCCAAAGTTTGTTCCTTATcgtttttttttaacctggagTAAGGCGTCAGTAATGCCTTTTGGCAAGGAGGCCTGTAGGTCAACTGTGTGATGTCCATACTGCTTCTGTGAAGGGTGTCCATTGGTATCCTCTGTCTAGCTCATCCTTGTTTATTTCCAGACTTCATGATTTTTACTTGGATAGAAATGTCGCCAGGTATTTGTCATGCTTCCTGTTGGtcccttctgttttcattacagGACTTTTCCAAGGCAGTGTAAGCAGAAGTGACTGTAGGCATGGATGTACCTGGGACTCACACCATGCTTTTTCAGTGTTACTCTCCTCAGTACTCTTCATGGTGATGAACAGGgtctttttaaagaactgtGATGTATCAGTGAGTGCTGAATCCACAAAGGGACACAAACTTACTTTAGGCCCCAAAGTGCAAATGTAGATTGCCCTATTCCCACTGCAGCACTGATGAGGCCCCCGACCCCCCTGGTTTCTCAGGGCTGGGGCCACTCTGCTGCTAATGCTATggtgcagcagggctgaggccCCCAAAGCAACTTCATGGGAGGAACCAGGGCCTTGTACACTGCACGGTGGGTAGGCAGCCATCTAGCCTACTCCCTCACTCTTTGCACACACTTTAGGGAGCTGTGGGTTCACGTCCTGCACGTGTCTTGCAGGGTGGGATAGTCAGATTCTGCTTCAGCAGCTCCTCACTCAGAAGCTGCTCTCTAAGATCCCTGGCTGTGCATGTTTGCTCTCTGGGACACTAGGGACATCACGCAGTGTTGCCACCTAGAGTTCCTACTGTAGCATTACTTCTTGTCTCTGGGAGAGAGGAGAGCTGCCTGCGGGGAAGGCTGCCCAGGCTGTGGAGGAATATGAAGATAGCTGCAGTTGAGGGGACTTAGGCACATTCTCCAGTCAGCACAAAGGCAGGCATTTTCTTGACTCAAGGAAAGCCTGCAAGCATCATTTGagtaatttcttcttctgactTGTCAGCACCAGGTTTCATTTGCCATCATGTTGCTAATCATGTTTCAAGCCCGTTTTTAACTTCTCAGCATCCTGTGGCAATGAGCTCCACAGCTTAATTTTGGCTTTTATCAAAAGGAAGAGTCCTCCTTTTATTTGACAGTCCTAGGCCCTTAAAGTTCATGTTTTAAATGTCCTTTCTCCATATTTGTTGTGTAAGACCTAGATACAGGCTACATCAGCAGCTGGTCTTTCTGAGACCCCCTTGTGGGCAGAGATGGAGTCTGAGGATGATGAGAAAAGGAGATGCCCATTGAGTAGGACCACCTGTGAagaccataaaaaaaaaaatcagctcctTTGCCTGGAGTTCACTTCCCACTAAATCACCTCCTCACACATACACGGCATCCCCCACCACCTTTCCCATGTACCTGCCCTGGAGGCAACTCCCCTAGCTTGGATAGGGCCTGAGGATGTCACTTGGTGGGAGTGatggtgctgagcagagctgtgtggGAGACCTTTGAGGCCCTGGAGGAGAGCTGAGCCGCCTGGCTACAAAGAAAAGGCCTGTTAGCTGGAAGGTTCACAGTGAAGgacgtgggggggggggttgaaaTACTCAGTGTGTCTGGGAGCTTTGAGACTTccaatttctgtcactgtcacCTCAATGTCATCACTGAAGCAGTTGTCCACTGAAAACATGGGTTCTGGCAAAACAGCATCCCCAGTTGTGATAAAACACAGATGACCTAGCCACATAATGACTTTCTCCAGAACAGCCAAAGGACTCTTTGGGACTTGGTGAACCCTTGGTTTTATATTCTGTGGTGTGGCCCAGGTCCCCAGGGCCAGGAACGCTGGCAAGGCCTGCCGGTGAGCATGGCGGGAAGGCAAGCATTGGAGGGAGATGCAGCTGGGTGTGCTCTCTCCCTCGCAGGCTACACATGCCCCAGCACTGGTTCAGCACCACATAGCATAGCAAATCCCTCCCATCCACTCCTCCTGCAGGTCCACCACTTCAGGCAGGGCCAGCATCAGCCTCATGGGTCAAAGGAGACCCCTGCGTCCCCCAGGATGATTTGCATGGCTACTGACCTATCCCTTGCATGATCCAACACCCCAGCACTTCCCCGCTTCCTCACCCTGAAAGCAGCTTCTGCTGGAGGTAGCAGGGTGGAGGGCATGAGAGAGGGGCTACACATATGGTGTGCATGCACTCTGGGGCCCTGCCACGGCCTGTCCCCTCCCCGAGCATCCTCACGGTCCAATCAGGGATTTATAAGTAAGCAATAATTACACTGGTTAAAATGCAGCCTTGTACCCCTGATGAAGCACAGGGTATAGTGCGGCGGGAGAGAGTGCGCAGGAGCTGATTGCTGTGGCAGAGGGTGCGCAGGGAGGAGCCACTGCCCTGTCTCTGTCACAGCGATGGAGGAACTGGTGCAACATGCTGCGCGCCCCCGCCGTGGAGCAGAGACTCCCCATATCCTTGTAGCTCCCACGTGGGTGAACAAGAGCTCTCGCCTTGGAAATAAAGGCCACTTATCCAACCTGGCAGTGCTGTagtttatttccttccttgGTCCCTTGCCATTTTCCTACCAGGTGGAGTGGACTGGATCTTGTGTGAAGGGGTTCTCAGCTGTAACCCATTCAGTGAGGGATGCAGCACTCCTCTACAACTCAGGGCAAGGTTAGGTGTGATGCCACCATCATAAGGCACTGCAAGCAGAGGGCAGAGAAGGAAATACTGATTGAGCTACTAGAATTAAGCAGCAATCAGTTTTTTGTATATCAGCCCCAGATGTCTTCAGGAATCCTCACGTCAGAAACCTGCCGTCTTGCATAGAGAGCAACTCAATGCCTAGCACATCCCATGGCAACAACACTTTTAGGGGAACAAGTTAGTAACAGGGCAGAGATGTTAGAAAAGAGGGACCTCCTCCCTCCTCATCATTAGAGGCACCAGGAAAACTAATGAACTTATTTGTTAGCTGGTTAAACACTGCCCTTGAGGGCAGTGGTTGAGGTTATAGGGACAATACATATTGGACCTACACACCGGCCCTAGTGGCAGTACTGCTAGGGCCTCCCCATGCCCACTGCTTCCTGTTCTAGCCAGTCAGGAGCATAAATCTCAACAGCCCCTAACCAGATTTATTATCTATTATCCATACTATGTCTTGGCCTGGAGGCCTCTCTGGATAGGGAATGGTAGGAATTCAGCTTGAGCAAATTTCTATCGACACCAGGTCTGCGGAAAGTTATGCGATGTGTTCAATAAGGAATAAGCCCCTGAGATGCTGCAAAAGTTCCCTTGGGTTATGCTTGCTCGGGGTGGTCATGTCAGCGCAGCACACACACTCCACTCCTCCCAGCAACAGTCACCACGGCACAGATGGGCCAGTCACCACAGGCTGGTTCAGCCTGTGGCAGTTAAATCAGCTGGCAAGATAAGAGTGTCTGGGGTGGGTGCTGTTCCCCCCAAAGCAGCCATATGCGCACAGGTAGCCTGAGTTTACTGTCCCAGCAAAAGGCTTCCCAGTCCCAGCTCCCAGCAGCCTTGTCTCTTAAGAGCCAATGACTGGCTGGCCCCACGCATTAGCTCTTCTTGTCATTTAATTAATCACCTTCTGGCTAATCCCATCTGAGCTAGGCTGGGACTGAGCATAGCTCAGCTGCTAACCATGGCTGCGCACACACCTCTGCCTCGCAACATCCGCTGGGGCTTGACGACTCTCAGCGGCTCCCTGTTCACCAGCAACAAGACCTGGGACAGCGGATCTGTCCAGATCTACCATCCAGGTATAGTGCCAGGAGAAGGTTTGGGTGCAGAGGGGTATTTGGGGTGTTTTGCTGGTACTTCATCACTGCAAGTGTGCTTGGCTCAAAAAGCAGCCAGGTGCCTCCAAGCTGGGAGCAATGGGTCCCCTGCACCCTCCCAGCAATGGatgacagcaaaaataaatccaCTTGCTGCAAACAGCAGTTCTGGAAAGTTACAAGGTGTCCCCTGTGCTGCCTTTAGGCCCTACCAGGCTGCTCTACGTCCATAGctcctccagagctgctgcagcctcaCCAGCATGGCCAGAGCCATCTCTCTTCCCCCAGCAAGCTGCAAGGCAGAGTCTCCCAGTGGAGAATGGGGCCTcaggtgctgctggggagaTCTGCCCACACCTGCCTTTCCTCTGTCTAGCCCGTGAGGTGCTGGCCAGCCTGCCTCTCCAGATGATGCTGTACTTCAATGTCTACTACTTCCCGTTCTGGTGCCTGGCTGAGGGGATGATGCTCCAAATGAAGGTACCATTCTGTGGGGCTCAGGGTGGGGAGAGTCTTGCTGGGGCAGGGTAAGCAAGCTTCCTCCTGCTCTACCTTGCATGGCAGTGCAGAGAGCCTAGACCAAAGGGGCCTTGTTAAACAGGGGAGCAGGAGACCATTTTTCGAAAGTAAGGGATTTCTCCCCCACACTTATAATGATGACCAAAGTACCCCATTTTCGAAAACATGGGATAAATCACCTCCCACTCAGAGAAATGGAAATCCCTGCACATGAGAACAACCTCTTTTAATTTTCCAGGCAAGGAAAGTTAAACTGGGAggccagggcagagcagagcctgcagggCTGGGCATCAGCACGGAGCAGGAGCCTGGGGTGCAAGGCACAGGGTGCAGTGGTTGGGGCAGGCTGGGACAAGGCTGTGCTCTCACTGGCTACCCTGTTGTAGTACAGCCTGCTGCCCCGGTACTACCAGTTGCTCCTGGTTGCTGCCTTCCTCATCCTCTCATTGGTCGAGGGCTTCCGCCTCTACTTGGGCTACATAGGGAACCTACAAGAGAAGGTAAGAGCCAGATCCATGCTTCTCCAGCATGGTCTCTGTGTTCAGTGTAACAGGAGATGGGTAGCACAGGACAGGCTGTCCTGGGGACAGCTGGGGGAGAAGCTGTGTCTGCTCTGTATGTCCCCCTCGCCTGGGTTTACGCTACTGTCACCTTCAGTCCCTCCTTGGGTCCTGCCTGGAGCTCTCCAAGGAGGGAAATATAGGTGCTGTCCGGACCTGGAGGCAAGGAATAAAGGGGACCAGCTCACCCTCCTACTTTACCCCTCCTCATGCTGTGAATGTGCCCCTTTCCAGCACTGGGCTTTGCAGCACCCAACCTTGCCTGAGCATAGCTCCTAGGTCAAGGTAGACAGCCCTGGGACACAGATGCTGAGTCTGGCAGAACATCTCATCCAGGGACTGCAGCAGGGTATTCCTGGGGCAGCTAGTCCCTTTCTGCCTCTATGACAGCCTCCATATAGAGGAGTTCCCTCTTTGCCTCCCAGTCCAGCATCTGTAGCAGGAACAGCATTTCACTGGATCCTGCACTGCATAGGTGGTATCTGGGGATGGTTTCCTGGCTGGTTAGGTTGGAAAACAGATTCACAGAAAGGCTCAGCTGCACACAAGTGGAGCAGGGCTTGGTCACACCGCAGAGCACATTACCTAGACCCCACAGTCAGCAAGTGCTGGCCACTTATGCAGGCCTTGCTGCGTatcagcagcagagccagagcCCTGGCAGGGCAGCTGAAGCTAGCCCAGGCTTcagcccagctgctgccaggaCCATGTCCCATTTCCAGATAATGCTCAGCACCCTGCATCGCGCTTACAGTTCTTGAGCTAGGGTTCCTGGGGTGGTGCCTGACAAAGGACATCTGGGTCCTCCCTTCAGCAACCTCTACTTACACAGGTGCCTGAACTTGCTGGGTTCCTTCTCCTCTCATTCCTGATCCAGCTCcccctgctgcttttcctgctcatGGACAATAACATCATCCGGCTGCCCCTGGAGACAGCAGTCCACATCCTTTACCTAGCATTCCTG
Proteins encoded:
- the LOC134148407 gene encoding transmembrane protein 17B-like, with the translated sequence MAAHTPLPRNIRWGLTTLSGSLFTSNKTWDSGSVQIYHPAREVLASLPLQMMLYFNVYYFPFWCLAEGMMLQMKYSLLPRYYQLLLVAAFLILSLVEGFRLYLGYIGNLQEKVPELAGFLLLSFLIQLPLLLFLLMDNNIIRLPLETAVHILYLAFLASEIPAAFFALKTMTKQLATQFHLQQFKDGDRPRHMRQKGTGGQGQMMP